CCCGAATTTGCGAGTTCCCGCATGCCCGCAGGAGTGCGCTTCATGTCGCCGGGACTGCCCCGCACTGACGCCTCACCTTTCTGGGTTTCCGGTGAGCTGCCTTTTGCTCCGGCCGAGGCACGGGCCTGTCTGAACGAGATGATCAGTCTGGGAGAACAGTTCAGGAATACCCGCGATCTGGTTACTCTTGCCCTGCAGCCCCAGATTGATCCGTATGGCGGCAATGACTCGGTTCGGAAGGAAATGGCAGAACTGGAACATTTCGCCGCCACGGGCGAGTCTGTCGTCTCTGAAAAGGATCCCCTGCAATCTGAGGAGTCTCTGGTTGCTGTATCGGCCATTGCTGCGCAGAAGGCGCTGATTCTGGCATGGAATCTTGAATCCCGTGTTCATGAGCTGGCAGGGCTGCACGATACGCTTGCCAAGGCCGCCGGTTCCTTCAAGGGACTGGTGGGCGTGGACGATGAAGATCTTGATGAACTGCCGGGCCTGAGCAGAACCATGGGAACGCTGAACAGCGGTGCGGAAGACATATCGCGCATGAACTGGCGGACGGTGCTGTCTGCCGTGCTGCGGTTTGCCCCTGCTGATGCAGTGTTTGTCACCACGGATGAACGGCTTGTTTCGGCTTTAACCGAACTGACTGAAATTGTGCAGCCGGACGAAGATCTGGCTCAAGCGGGCGGGGTAGAAGGATTCGGCATGTGCCGGGTGCCTGCATGGACCCTGCTCGGACACGACAGTGCCCCTGCAGACCGTCCGTGGCTCGGACGTGAACTGCGGTTTCTGGTCTGTCATACCTGTTAGCGATTATTCAGGAGAAATGAGCGGTGTATGTAACTGCCCATAATCTGCGGGAAGCATATCCCGCCGGCGTTACCGGTATCATCTTCGATTGCGATGGTGTCATGTTCGACACTCGTGAATGCAATGTCCAGTATTACAATCTCATCCTTTCACGCATGGGGCTTGAACCCATGACAAAGGAACAGGAAGATTTCGTGCACGTGGCCACCGTGGTGCAGTCGCTGGAGTATATTGTTCCCCGTTCACGCTGGAACGAACTGCCAGAGGCCCGCAAGGCTGTTAATTATGTGCAGGAGATAATGCCGCACATGCGGCCGGAGCCCGGATTGTTTGAGCTGCTTGAAACACTGCGTTCCATGAACGTGCGCATGGCCGTGTATACCAACCGGACCAACACCATGGAGCTTGTTCTTGAGCGCTGGGGTATTTCCTCCTTCTTCTTTCCGGTCATGACCGCGCAGAAGGTGAAGGGCAAGCCGCATCCCGAAGGTGCGTTCAAGATACTTGAAGCGTGGGGGGCAAAGCCCTCTGACGTTGCTTTTATCGGAGACTCGACAGCGGACCAGCGGGCCGCGGAAGCAGCCGGTATTCCGTTCTGGGCTTTCAAGAATGAAAGTCTGCTGGCACAACGTCATGTTCCGGACTTCTGGAGTGTGAGGCGAGCCCTCATTCAATGGAATGGGGATACCTGCTCCCGTTAAACGGCTGTTTTGCTGTGGGATTGGAAAAAAACACGTCTTCTGCATTTTTTTGCTTGATTTCGACTTGCAGGAAATGGAAAGATGACCATTAAGGAGTATCTCCAGACCCCTCGTCGAGGGGGGGAGTATTCCAAGAATATTCGGAGGCTATATGGAGTTGCTTGCAGGAAATTTTCTCGGGGCCATCGCCGGAGTTATCAACGCGGTCCTTTCACTGTATTTCTGGATTGTTATAGCTTCGGCGGTGCTTTCTTGGGTTAACCCCGACCCCTACAACCCCATTGTGCGTATCATACGCAATCTGACGGAACCGGTTTTCTACAGAGTGAGAAAGCTGCTTCCGTTTACTAATATCGGCGGTCTTGATTTGTCGCCCGTGGTCATTCTGCTCGGGATTGAATTTATCAAGATGTTTCTCGTGCGTACCTTGTACCAGTTCGCCGGGCACATGTAGGAGGTAGGAATGTCTATCAGCCGTATTGATATCCTCAACCAGAAGTTTTCCCGCAGTCTGCGGGGCTATAGCCCGACAGAGGTGGACCGCTGCATGCAGGAGGCGGCCGATACCATTGGCCGGTTGAGTGAGGATAGGTCGTTGCTTGAGGCGCGGGTGACAGAGCTTGAGGCCCGTCTGCGTGATTTCAAGGACCGTGAGAATGCGCTGAGAGATACCCTGCTTACCGCCCAGAAGGTGACCGACGAGCTTAAGTCCACCGCCCAGCGCGAAGCGCAGCTCATCATTGATGCTGCCTATGCCAAGGCAGAGAACCTGATAAATCAGGGACACCAGCGGCTGGCCAAGATACATGAAGAAATCAATGCGTCCAAGAAGATGCGTGCGCAGTTTGAGATGAAGGTTCAGGCGGTCATCGATTCGCATCAACAGCTTATCGAGATGAACCGCAAGGAAGACGAGCAGCTGGATGCCATGGAGAAGAAGGTGGCATTTCTGAAGGCGAACAACGGGTAGGCATGGCCCTGCCGGAATATATTGTACCGGAGCCGGATGGCAGCCATATGCTGCTGGTCTGGGCACAACCCGGTGCCAAGAAGAATGAGGTGGTTGGCCTCCATCAGGGGCGTTTGAAGATACGACTTAACGCACCGGCTGTGGATAACAAGGCCAACAAAGCTCTCCTTGAGTTTGTCGCGAAGCTTCTGTCTGTTCGTGCCAGCCGCCTTGAACTGGTGGCAGGGCAAACGAGCAGGCAGAAGAAGATCCGTATAGAGTCAGCAGAAGAACCCGTGTGGAACTCGCTGATCACGGGTGTTGCTGAATAACCTCCAAAGGAAGGAGTAAGGCTTATGGAAGCACGTGACCTCGAATTACTTGAAAAGTATCTTCCGCAAGATCTTGAACTGAAGACCCTTTGGGATGAACACATCATCTACAAGAAAAAGCTCGAAAAACTCGAAAGCAAAATCGTACGCACTCCCTCGGAGGACAAGACTCTGAAGGAAATAAAAAAACAGAAACTGGAAGGGAAAACGCGGCTTCATGGAATACTGGACCGCTATCGCAACGCGGAGGGATAAATGGAACTGACTGGGGCCCAAATCCTGTTGGAAAGCCTTAAGATGGAAGGCGTTGATGTTCTGTTCGGCTACCCAGGCGGTGCCGTGCTGGATATTTACAACGAACTTCCCAGGCATGAGAGTCTGCGTCACGTGCTGGTGCGCCACGAGCAAGGCGCTGTGCACGCAGCAGACGGATATGCACGTGCGTCCGGGAAGGTCGGCGTATGTCTGGTTACCTCCGGTCCCGGTGCCACGAACACCGTTACCGGCATTGCCACGGCATACTGCGATTCGATTCCGCTTGTCGTGCTAACAGGACAGGTCCCAACCCCCCTGATTGGAAACGACGCGTTTCAGGAAGTGGATATCGTCGGCATCACCAGACCGTGCACCAAGCACAACTATCTGGTGAAGGACATAACCAAACTGGCTTCCACCATAAAGGAAGCCTTTTATCTGGCGCGCTCGGGCCGTCCGGGGCCTGTTCTTGTGGATATACCCAAGGATGTGCAAAACAGACTGTGCGAATTCAGGTATCCTGAAGAGATTAAAATGCGCAGCTATAATCCGACCTACAAGCCCAATCTGAACCAGCTGCGCCGTGCCGTGGAACATATCATGGTAGCAAAGCGGCCGCTGGTTTTTGCGGGCGGTGGGGTCATCACTTCCAACGCCAGTGCGGAGCTGGGCGAAATGGCCCGTTCGCTGCGCATTCCGGTGGTGGGCAGCCTCATGGGGCTGGGGGCTTTCCCCTGTGACGATCCGCTATGGCTGGGTATGCTGGGCATGCACGGAACGTATGCGGCCAACAAGGCCGTGAGCAATGCCGATCTGATCATCGCGGCTGGTGCGCGGTTCGACGACCGCGTGACGGGCAAGCTTTCCACCTTTGCTCCGGGTGCCAAGATCATTCATATCGACATAGACCCCACATCCATCCGCAAGAACGTGGAAGTGCATGTTCCTGTGGTCGGCGACTGCCGGCACGCCCTTGCCGGTATTCAGGAGATCGTCAACGCCCGCCTTTCTGAAAAAGACTGGCATGCAGAGCACGATGACTGGATATGTCAGGTGGGTGAATGGCGCACTGCGCAGCCGCTCACATATATCAAGAACGGTAAGCTCAAACCTCAGAAGGTGGTGGAAACCATTTTCGAGCTTACCAAGGGCGAAGCGATACTGACCACCGAAGTAGGGCAGAACCAGATGTGGACTGCCCAGTTCTACAAGTTCCGCAAGCCGAGGACACTGCTCACCTCGGGCGGACTGGGAACCATGGGATACGGGCTCCCCGCTGCAATCGGGGCGCAGATGGCCTTTCCCGACAAGCTGGTTATCGACATTGCCGGTGACGGCTCCATTCAGATGAACAGTCAGGAGCTTATGACCGCAGTGTGTAACCGTCTGCCGGTGAAAATTGTCATCCTGAACAACGGATTCCTCGGCATGGTCCGGCAGTGGCAGGAACTCTTCTACCAGAGGAACTACTGCAATACCTGCATGGACGCACAGCCGGACTTCGTCAAGCTGGCGGAAGCCTATGGTGCCTCGGGCTACCGGGTAACAGAGGAATCGCAGCTTGAGTCCGTTCTGAAGGAAGCGTTCTCAAACCCCAACACCTGCATTGTAGACGTGCATGTGGAAAAGGAAGAGAACGTGTACCCCATGGTGCCTGCCGGTGCCTCCCTTGAAGAAATGCTGCTGGTATAGGAGGTAACCATGCGTCACGTACTGTCGGTACTTGTCGAGAACGAACCCGGTGTGCTTTCCCGTGTGGCCGGCCTTTTCAGCGGTCGCGGATTCAACGTGGATTCTTTGAACGTTGCTCCCACGCTGGAAGAAGGCGTATCTCTTATGACTATTACAACCACCGGCGACAATCAGATAGTGGAGCAGATAGTAAAACAGCTCCGCAAGCTGGTTACGGTGATTAAAGTTGTTGACTTTCAGGACCTCGCTGCCGTAGAGCGAGAGATGGCGTTGATGAAGGTGTATGCGGAAGACAACCGCAGGGCCGAGATTCTGCGTATTGCCGATATATTCCGCTGCAAGGTAGTAGATGTGAGCATGAGTGAACTGACCATAGAAGCCACGGGAGACCATGGCAAGATTGAAGCGATCATCGCGCTACTATCGCGTTTCGGCATTAAGGAAATTGCACGGACCGGCACTGTCGCTATGCGCCGTTCCATGCAACCTGAGAGTTAGACAAGCACGCTAGGCAACCCGCCTGAGCGCCGGTCGGCTCTCAGGCGGGTTTTTTTATACCCTAACCTAAACGTGTGCGCCGTGCTCTGCACGGCAGGGAGTAGTAATGAAGGTTTATTATGAACAGGATGCCAACCTGGACGTCTTGAAGGGCAAGACCGTAGCCATCATCGGCTATGGCAGCCAGGGCCACGCCCACGCACAGAACCTGCGCGACTCCGGTGTGAACGTCATTGTCGGTCAGCGCCCCGGTGGCGCCAACTATGAGCTCGCCAAGGAACATGGCTTCGCACCCATGTCTGCCGCTGAAGCCGCCGCCAAGGCCGACCTGATCATGATCCTACTCCCCGACCAGAATCAGGCCGCTGTATATGAAAACGATGTAAAGCCCCACCTGACCGCCGGCAAGTCGCTGGTGTTCGCTCACGGCTTCAACATCCACTTCAACCAGATCGTTCCCCCCAAGGATGTCGACGTGTTCATGGTCGCCCCCAAGGGTCCGGGTCATCTCGTTCGCCGCACCTATACCGAAGGTGGCGGAGTTCCCTGCCTGTTCGCTATCCACCAAGATGCGACCGGCACGGCACGGGAGAAGGCTCTGGCCTATGCAAAGGGCGTAGGTGGTGCACGTTCCGGCGTTATTGAAACGACCTTCACCGAAGAAACTGAAACCGACCTCTTCGGTGAGCAGGCTGTTCTTTGCGGTGGTATCAGCGCCCTGATCAAGGCAGGCTTTGAAACGCTCGTGGAAGCCGGCTACCAGCCGGAAGTCGCGTACTTCGAATGTCTGCATGAAACCAAGCTTATTGTGGACCTTCTGTACGAAGGCGGCCTCGCCAAGATGCGTCATTCCATTTCCGACACCGCCGAATACGGCGACTACGTAACCGGACCCCGCATCATCACCGAGGAAACCAAGAAGGAAATGAAGCGCGTTCTGGAAGACATCCAGTACGGCCGCTTTGCACGGGACTTCATCCTTGAATCCAAGGCGAACTACCCCACCTTCACTGCACGTCGTCGTATCGAAGCGGCACATCCCATTGAAGAAGTGGGTAAGCGTCTTCGTGATATGATGCCCTGGCTCAAGAAGTAATTGAGTTCAGGAATAAGAATAAAAAAGCCGCTTCACCCGAAGCGGCTTTTTTTATGGTCGCAAGATCGCAAGGCCGTAAAATCGCAAGGTTGCACGGCTGTATGGTGGTTTAGTTGCAGGGTCGTTTGTTCGCGTAGTCATGTGATATTGAGATTGTTTGGTATTATGATCACGAAATCGTTTGGCCTCGTGAGCGTAGGTGATAGCCTTGTCAGCTTTGCCAGCGGTTGGCAGTGCCTCATTGGGTTTTGGCTCCGGCCCTTTGGTAGAACCTGTTTACAGGGGCGGAATTGAAGTTGTGCAGGTTGTTTCCTGTTGTCGCACTCTGCGTCTTGTAATGTTGCAATTGGAAGTATAGGGTCGTGGTTCTCTCGTTTCCAGCATCTTTTTCCGGAGTTAACATGAAGGCTGCCGATATCTTGCTCGCCGTGCTTGTGGCGCTTGTCTGGGGATTCAACTTTGTGGTCATCAAGGTAGGGCTGGGAGCGTTTCCCCCCATCCTGTTCGTGGCGCTGCGCTTCTTTTTTGCCGCCGTGCCTGCGGTATTCTTCATTTCTCGAAAGGGTATTCCGTGGCGATGGCTCGTTGCGCTCGGCGTGAGCTTGGGAGTGGTGAAGTTCGGCTTGCTGTTTGTGGGAATGAACATGGGCATGCCCGCAGGGCTTTCTTCGCTGGTGTTGCAGTGTCAGGCCGTGTTCACGTTGCTGATGGCAGCGTTGGTGCTGAAAGATGTTCCCACCAAATGGCAGGCGGGCGGAGTGATAGTCGCCTGTGCTGGTATGGGGCTGCTCATTTCCGACATGTCTGGAACGCCCAGTTTTACAGGCCTTATGCTGGTGATTGCCGCCGGTTTCTTCTGGGGCGTTTCCAACATCATCATGAAGAAGGTGGGGAAGGTGGATATGCTCTCGCTCATCGTCTGGATGAGTCTTGTGCCGCCGTTGCCTCTGCTTGGTCTTTCCGTAGTGATGGAAACCGGACAGTGGGAGGCCATAACGCAGATGACCCTCACAGGTGCCGGAGTGCTGTTCTATATCTCTATCATCTCGACTGTCTTTGCTTTCGCTGCCTGGGCGCAGTTGTTCAAGCAATATTCCCCCAATATGGTGGCTCCGTTCTCTTTGCTTGTGCCCATTTTCGGCATTCTCTCCGCCTCAGTCGTGCTTGGCGAAGAGTTCACAGCCATAGAAATGGCCGCATCCTGCCTCGTATTTTCCGGCATCCTTCTGGTTGTATTTGGCAACAGGGTTGCTGTGGCGTTCGCAAAAAGGAGTGTGCCACAATGATTTCATTTCTTTACTTATATAAGAAATATGTTATTTAGCCTCATATAAATTATCTAGGAGGCTAAAATGAGCCAGTGCACTGACAAACAAGGTTATGTGTGGGAATTCTATAAGGATTCCAACGACAAGTGGAGATGGCGTAAGACGGCAACAAACGGAAATATTGTTGGGTCTTCTTCTCAGGGCTATGTGAACAAGTCTGACTGCATCGATAATGCTAGATCACTTGGATGCACTTGCATTTAGGTCTTATACTACGCTGCAAAAAAGCCGCCCATCTTGCGATGGGCGGCTTCATTTTTTCTAACCATTCAAATCGTAGCTACACAGCAACTCGCGGTGCCGTGGCGGCAAGCTCCAGCGCTTCATCCAAGGTGGGATGCGCCCAGATAATGGAGTGCACATCCTCAACCGTCCACTGCTGCTTTACCATGATGGTGGCAGCAGAGATGAGATGCGAAACACCGTGACCGACTGCGGCAATGCCTGCCATCTTGCCTTCCACCCACAGCACTTTCACGAACCCGTGGGTCGTGCCGTAGGACTGGGCAATGGGGTTGGCGATGAGCTGCGAGACGGAAGCCTCCACAGCCTTGCCTGCGGCCTTGAGTTCCGCAACGGTGGGACCTACACGCATTACTTCCGTGTGGCCGTAGATGCAGGCGGGCATGGGACCGGACACATAGTCGCCCTGTGCTTTGCCGCAGATGTGGCGGACCACATAGCGGGCCTGATGGTCGGCAGCGTGGGCGAGCAGGGTGCGGCCGTTCACGTCGCCGATAACATACACACTATCGCTTGCCTTGAGGCTGCCGTCCGTGACAATCCATCCGGCCCCTACGGTCTTCGCGCCTATGGCGTCCAGATTCAGGGTGCCGCTGGCAGGCTTGCGGCCAGCAGCCATGAGCGACTTGTCTGCCGTGAGGGTCTCGCCATCCTCAAAGGTGAGCACAGCTTTGCCGTCAACAGTTTTGAGCGAGGCAACTTTGCGGCCGGTATGTATCTTCCAGCCTTCGCGCTTGAGCTGCTTGGCAAGCACATCGCCGATATCCGCGTCCTCGGTGGGCGCGAGACGGTCCATGCCTTCCACTATGGTGATTTCCGTTCCCAGACGGTTGTAGAAATCACCCATCTCAAGCCCTATGGCCCCGGCACCCACCACTATCATGGATGCAGGCGCTTCGGTGAGCGTCAGCACGTGCGACGAATGCAGCACGCAGTCGCCGTCCGGCTCCAGACCGGGAAACGCCGTGGGCATGGAGCCGGTGGCCACAATGCAATGCCTGAAGCCAAGCTCAACAGCACCATCGGCCTTGTCAACGACGAGGGTTGCGGCATCCTTGAAGCTGGCTGCTCCGGTATGCACGTCCACGCCCAGCGCCTGCAGCTGCTTGCCCACTGCGGTGCGACTTCCCTTGAGAAAGCGGTCCTTGCGGGTCTGCATGGCAGGCAGGTCAAAGGACAGCGTGCCGGTAGCGCTCTTCAGCTTTTCCTGACTGTGCAGCATGGGAGCGGCAGCTGTGGAGCCGAGGAACAGCTTGGTGGGGATGCACCCCCAGTTCAGGCAGGTGCCGCCAAGGTCTTCCTTTTCCACCAGCGCGGTCTTGAGTCCGGCCTGTGCGGCATCCATGGCGGCGCGCATGCCGCCGGGGCCTGCCCCGATGACTATGCAATCGTACGTCATGGCATCACCTACGCAGGTTCGATGAGAATCATCGAACGGGCAGCCTTGGTTTCATCAAGACGGCGGACAGGGGTCTTCAGCGGTGCTTCCTGCAGGGCCACGGGATCAGTCTTCGCGCTTTCAAGAATCTCGATGAGGTCATCCACAAAGGCGTCCAGCGTTTCCTTGCTTTCCGTCTCGGTGGGCTCGAACATCATGCATTCCTTGACGATCAGCGGGAAGTAGATGGTGGGAGCATGGTAGCCCCTGTCCAGCAGGGCCTTGGCGATATCCAGCGCGCGCACGCCGCAGGATGCCTGCTGGTCGCACGCGGAGGCCACGAATTCATGCA
This region of Desulfovibrio subterraneus genomic DNA includes:
- a CDS encoding HAD family hydrolase encodes the protein MYVTAHNLREAYPAGVTGIIFDCDGVMFDTRECNVQYYNLILSRMGLEPMTKEQEDFVHVATVVQSLEYIVPRSRWNELPEARKAVNYVQEIMPHMRPEPGLFELLETLRSMNVRMAVYTNRTNTMELVLERWGISSFFFPVMTAQKVKGKPHPEGAFKILEAWGAKPSDVAFIGDSTADQRAAEAAGIPFWAFKNESLLAQRHVPDFWSVRRALIQWNGDTCSR
- a CDS encoding YggT family protein; the protein is MELLAGNFLGAIAGVINAVLSLYFWIVIASAVLSWVNPDPYNPIVRIIRNLTEPVFYRVRKLLPFTNIGGLDLSPVVILLGIEFIKMFLVRTLYQFAGHM
- a CDS encoding DivIVA domain-containing protein, which codes for MSISRIDILNQKFSRSLRGYSPTEVDRCMQEAADTIGRLSEDRSLLEARVTELEARLRDFKDRENALRDTLLTAQKVTDELKSTAQREAQLIIDAAYAKAENLINQGHQRLAKIHEEINASKKMRAQFEMKVQAVIDSHQQLIEMNRKEDEQLDAMEKKVAFLKANNG
- a CDS encoding DUF167 domain-containing protein, which codes for MALPEYIVPEPDGSHMLLVWAQPGAKKNEVVGLHQGRLKIRLNAPAVDNKANKALLEFVAKLLSVRASRLELVAGQTSRQKKIRIESAEEPVWNSLITGVAE
- a CDS encoding DUF465 domain-containing protein, with translation MEARDLELLEKYLPQDLELKTLWDEHIIYKKKLEKLESKIVRTPSEDKTLKEIKKQKLEGKTRLHGILDRYRNAEG
- the ilvB gene encoding biosynthetic-type acetolactate synthase large subunit, yielding MELTGAQILLESLKMEGVDVLFGYPGGAVLDIYNELPRHESLRHVLVRHEQGAVHAADGYARASGKVGVCLVTSGPGATNTVTGIATAYCDSIPLVVLTGQVPTPLIGNDAFQEVDIVGITRPCTKHNYLVKDITKLASTIKEAFYLARSGRPGPVLVDIPKDVQNRLCEFRYPEEIKMRSYNPTYKPNLNQLRRAVEHIMVAKRPLVFAGGGVITSNASAELGEMARSLRIPVVGSLMGLGAFPCDDPLWLGMLGMHGTYAANKAVSNADLIIAAGARFDDRVTGKLSTFAPGAKIIHIDIDPTSIRKNVEVHVPVVGDCRHALAGIQEIVNARLSEKDWHAEHDDWICQVGEWRTAQPLTYIKNGKLKPQKVVETIFELTKGEAILTTEVGQNQMWTAQFYKFRKPRTLLTSGGLGTMGYGLPAAIGAQMAFPDKLVIDIAGDGSIQMNSQELMTAVCNRLPVKIVILNNGFLGMVRQWQELFYQRNYCNTCMDAQPDFVKLAEAYGASGYRVTEESQLESVLKEAFSNPNTCIVDVHVEKEENVYPMVPAGASLEEMLLV
- the ilvN gene encoding acetolactate synthase small subunit; this encodes MRHVLSVLVENEPGVLSRVAGLFSGRGFNVDSLNVAPTLEEGVSLMTITTTGDNQIVEQIVKQLRKLVTVIKVVDFQDLAAVEREMALMKVYAEDNRRAEILRIADIFRCKVVDVSMSELTIEATGDHGKIEAIIALLSRFGIKEIARTGTVAMRRSMQPES
- the ilvC gene encoding ketol-acid reductoisomerase yields the protein MKVYYEQDANLDVLKGKTVAIIGYGSQGHAHAQNLRDSGVNVIVGQRPGGANYELAKEHGFAPMSAAEAAAKADLIMILLPDQNQAAVYENDVKPHLTAGKSLVFAHGFNIHFNQIVPPKDVDVFMVAPKGPGHLVRRTYTEGGGVPCLFAIHQDATGTAREKALAYAKGVGGARSGVIETTFTEETETDLFGEQAVLCGGISALIKAGFETLVEAGYQPEVAYFECLHETKLIVDLLYEGGLAKMRHSISDTAEYGDYVTGPRIITEETKKEMKRVLEDIQYGRFARDFILESKANYPTFTARRRIEAAHPIEEVGKRLRDMMPWLKK
- a CDS encoding EamA family transporter yields the protein MKAADILLAVLVALVWGFNFVVIKVGLGAFPPILFVALRFFFAAVPAVFFISRKGIPWRWLVALGVSLGVVKFGLLFVGMNMGMPAGLSSLVLQCQAVFTLLMAALVLKDVPTKWQAGGVIVACAGMGLLISDMSGTPSFTGLMLVIAAGFFWGVSNIIMKKVGKVDMLSLIVWMSLVPPLPLLGLSVVMETGQWEAITQMTLTGAGVLFYISIISTVFAFAAWAQLFKQYSPNMVAPFSLLVPIFGILSASVVLGEEFTAIEMAASCLVFSGILLVVFGNRVAVAFAKRSVPQ
- a CDS encoding YegP family protein yields the protein MSQCTDKQGYVWEFYKDSNDKWRWRKTATNGNIVGSSSQGYVNKSDCIDNARSLGCTCI
- a CDS encoding dihydrolipoyl dehydrogenase family protein: MTYDCIVIGAGPGGMRAAMDAAQAGLKTALVEKEDLGGTCLNWGCIPTKLFLGSTAAAPMLHSQEKLKSATGTLSFDLPAMQTRKDRFLKGSRTAVGKQLQALGVDVHTGAASFKDAATLVVDKADGAVELGFRHCIVATGSMPTAFPGLEPDGDCVLHSSHVLTLTEAPASMIVVGAGAIGLEMGDFYNRLGTEITIVEGMDRLAPTEDADIGDVLAKQLKREGWKIHTGRKVASLKTVDGKAVLTFEDGETLTADKSLMAAGRKPASGTLNLDAIGAKTVGAGWIVTDGSLKASDSVYVIGDVNGRTLLAHAADHQARYVVRHICGKAQGDYVSGPMPACIYGHTEVMRVGPTVAELKAAGKAVEASVSQLIANPIAQSYGTTHGFVKVLWVEGKMAGIAAVGHGVSHLISAATIMVKQQWTVEDVHSIIWAHPTLDEALELAATAPRVAV